In the genome of Candidatus Delongbacteria bacterium, the window TGCAACAGAATTCCCTGAAGGAACAACCCCGTCATAAATTTCCATATTTCTGATTATAGCACAATTCTGTCCTAACTCGTTTTCAAAGAACAACCCTTTTTCAGCCTTAAACTTTATACTCATCTCCTTAAATAACTTTTCTGCTATACTAAGATAATTGATTTTTGAAGTGAAATTATAAACATATAATAAAATCCTGATCAAATATGAGTAATCTGTTTGAAGAGCTTGTATTCTATCTTTAGTCCTGTAAAGTTTATCTGAAGAATAAAAGTAATCTAGAATTTTATCAGTTTTTTCTATTGCCAGATCTAACAATTTAATGTCAAACTTACTTGTAACAGCTTCAAATAATGACCAAATTATAAGTGAATTTATATCAAGCATAATTTTATCATCGATTGATGGTTTTTCTCGTTTATCTCTTATTCCTATGAGCTTATCCAGAATCTCTATATTTGTGTTATAAAAACTATCATCGAATCTCATTACTGTAAGTATATTTCTACCTTCAAAATTCCCGCTTTCTGTAATATCAAAGTATTCAATTAGTTTATCGGTTAGTTCTGTGTTCAAACTTTCTATCTCACTTTTTGACCATGTATAATAATATCCTTCACCATCAGAAGTATCAGCATCCATTGCAGTATAGAAGAGTCCTGTTTCAGGATCTTCCATCGATAAAATAAACTGTAAAGTTTTATTAAAATAGAAATCTATCCAACTATCTTTATTGATCTTCAAAGCCTTAGATAGAGTTCGAAGTAGAAGGGCATTGTCATACATCATCTTTTCAAAATGTGGAACTATCCACTTTTCATCAGTAGAATATCTACACACTCCACCACCTAATTGATCATATATTCCACCAAAGCAGATTGATTTTAATGAGTGAAGTGCCATTTGGTGATATTTTGGTTCGCTGCTCTCCAATAAGAAATTAATTTCAAAAGTATGTAGAAATTTTGGCTTACCAGAAAATCCTCCGTATTTCTTATCATATCTTTTTTCTGAAGATAAAAAAGCTGATTCAAAAATAGCTTTTTTTTCAATAGCACTTTTTTCATCAATTGAAAATTTTAAACCTGGGCTATTAGTTAAGTATTGCTGTTTAATCTCATTTAATGACTCTTTTTGTTCACTCCAAAACCTGTATATTCTTTCTAATATTTCCACAAAAGTAGGCATACCGTATCTACGCTCTTTTGGAAAATATGTTCCACCAAAAAAAGGGATTAAATCTTCAGTGAGGAAGACATTTAATGGCCAGCCTCCATTTCCATAATTAGCTTGAACAAAATCCATATAAATTTTATCGATATGAGGTAATTCTTCTCTATCTATCTTGATCGAGATAAAGTATTTATTGAGATAATTAGCCGTCGTTTGATCTTCAAAACTTTCCTTTTCCATTACATGACACCAGTGACATGTTGAATAACCTATTGAAAGAAAAACAGGTTTCATTGCAGTTTTAATCAATTCTATAGTTTTATCATTCCATGCATACCAGTTCACGGGGTTTCTAGAATGCTGCTTTAGATATGGTGAACTTTCAAATTGTAGATTATTCATATTATTCCACCTTTTCATAATGTTTTCTTTGCTCACTTTAATCTTGTTTTCACTTTTTTCTAGCATCTCACTTTGAGACAACTTAAATAAATCAAGATTAGAAATACTATAAGTGTGTTATTCTTTCCTCAGAACCAATACTATAAATTCTTCTTCGTTCTCATTTTTCCAACTTCTTGAGAGAGATTTATCTACTTTAACTACATCACCAGCTTTGTAGCTATTTTTAAAACCTTCAATTTCTAAAATCCCTTCACCTTTGACGATATAGAAAAGCACATCTACTGGCATAGAGTGATTTTCCATTTGTGCATTGGATTCCAACGTAAGCTCTACCATAAGAAAGTCATCTAACTCAACTAAAAGTCTCCCAATTGATCCATCTCTATCGTAAAGTATTTTTTGTGGTTGATGTATTTTTATCATTTCTAACAACTTCTTTCTATTACTTTTTGTAAATCTGCGTATATCAGACTTGTTTTCAAATGTATACTCATAAAACTAGTTGCAAAAAGATTTTTATCATTTTATATTTTGCCGTGTTTTTAAAATTTTAGGAGAAATAATGAAAAAAATTGTGCAAATGTTAGCTTTGTTGGTTGTGTCAGTATCTCTGTTCTTTACTTTGAGCTGCTCCGATTCAGCTACATCAACAAAAAGCAATGATATTAATGCTGCAAATGCTTTAGCTCTTCAGGCATTTAGTATGCTCAATAGTGAGATTATTCTTGCGGAGTTTAATTTAAATAATCCTCAGTCTGGAAATGATGTCTTTCCTGAAGCAACTTACAATGAGATAAAAAGTAGATTTCAAAGTGCGATTGATTATGATTATGATAATCCAATGGCACATTTAGGAATGTCAACATTGGAATTGGCAAGTATCAACTATGATCAGGAAGTTTGGGATCTTATCAATGATTTGAGTAACAACAACTCAAACAAAAGAATTTTTAATAACCAATTATCATTTTTAGCATCAATTCCACAATTAAATTTTCAATTGATGAGTAGTAAATCATTGAGAGATGGAGATGTTTTTACAATTGCTAAATTACAAGATTTGGTTAATGATAATGTAATTTCAAAAATTGATAATGCAATATCACATTTAGATGATGCCACTAATTTAGCTGACGATACTCCAATTATGATTAATACTGGAGAAGAGCTACTTGAGCTGGATAAAGGTGAAATATATGCTTTTAGAGCTACACTAAATCTAGTTGCAGCTGCGTTTAGAATGATGACTGTATATGATGTTGACCTACTTGATGAGAATAATAGCTGGAACTGGACTGATGATATTCAAAATCAGGAATATGAAACTTATAATGTAGAAATAATCGACGGTAATAAATATCTATACATTGATTATTGTTACACAGAAAATATGGATATGACCACAGCTAAAATTTTAAAAAGAAATATGACTGAAAGAGAAAGTTTTCTTAAGTTCAGAAACAACAATTCTTTAAAAGCAAAAAATAATCTTCAAGGTTTTGTTGAAGATATTCAATCAGCAGTTGATGCGATTGGTAATGAAAATGACAATCAAGAGAATGATATTATCAAGCAAAATTATATTGCTCAAATTAATCAAGACATTGCAGAGTATAATTCAGATGAGCCAGAGTTTATGGCAAGTTGGCATTCGATAGATGATGCTATTGCATGGGTAGATAATCTTTTAAATGAACCTTACACCTTTAACTTTGATGAAAAATCCTTAAAAGTTGATCTAGGAAGAATGTTTGATCCTGGTGTTGAAGATATGAAAGACTACCTCCCATACCATGAATGGTTACCTGAAAATCAATGGGAAACGCAAGAAATCGACTCTTACTATGGATATTACAATTATGGGAACGATTACACATATTGGGATGAAGATGGAAATGAAGTTGTAATTGAGGATGTGTATTATATAGAATATCGTGATGTTATAACTACAGTACAACCTATGAAATTAACAGATGCTAACGGAAATGATATAGGTGAAGATGAAGTGCTATTTTTACCAGATTACACTTTCAATGGTATTTTCCCTGATATGAATAGAGTAAAGTTTATTGAAATGTTTGAGTAAGCACACTCTTTAAAAGTGTATATCTCTATAAAGATGGCTTTTAAAAGCCATCTTTTGTTTTAAAATAAGATAATTTTGGACTAGATGAGTTTCAAATTAAGCGGACATATTCTAATATTGATATTCATATCATATCTTCCACTAGTTTCATTACCTCTAACAAATTTACTGTACGAAGAAAATAGGATTGGTGTTTTCAGGAATACTAATAATAATTTCATCAGTATTTCTGATAATTATAGAAATCTTTATAGCTACAAAGATGAAAAAGGCGTTAAGCAATATATCTATCAAAATAATTTTATATTTGAACAAAGTTGTGAATTATTTGATATAACCTTCAGGAGTTATTATAGATATGTTGATGATAAAATTTACTTTAACAGCTTAGATAATATTCCTGATTATTTATCTTTTTCAAAAAATGATAACATATTTTTTTTATCTGGAGTCAAAAATATTCCATCGATTAACCTAAAGATAGGTAGTGCCATTAAATATAATACTTTAATCACTGGATCTATAGGCTTTATGTATATGCCCGAAGATAACTATATCTTGTTTAATTCAGCATTGGATGAAAACAGATATAGCTTAAGATACAATATTAAAGGGTTTACAGAGAATTTAGATTTTAATTATTTTTCATTGTCAAATTCTTTTGAAATTGAATACGATGATCTTGCTCTTGAGCTTACTTATATATACGACTTTCCAATCGAAGATCATGGGAAATTTGAAAATAGAATATCGGGCTTTGGTTTTAGTAGTTCAACAAAATATTCTTTTTACGATAAATCTACTTCAGTTTTTAATTTGCATTATCATCGAGTAGATGGTGACCTTGACTGTCAAGGTGATCAATATGGAAAAATTGACGGATTTCAATACATGAAATATGATGCTCAACATGAAATAGAATTTGTTCCTAAACAATTTCTAAATTTTGGTATTGATGGTGTTTTTACATGGATTGGAGAAGATAGTTTTATTGATATATGGCCATTTACTTTTTGGGATCTTTTTCTATGTTCACGTACAAGATTGAAAGAGTTTGAAACAAATATTATCTTGCCAAACTTAAGTTACAGTTTTAAACCAGAATATAAATTATTTAATGCTACACTTACGCATGATTTTTTTATTAAATATTCGCATCTAATATTTGAAAATAGAAATCTCTATAAAGAAAGATATTTTATTCTATATCCAATAATTGTCGATTACAAGAAGAGAGAGCTGGATATATCTAGTAAATATGATGGTTTATTCTTCTTGAAAATCGATACCAGTATAAATATCTCAAACTATGAAGTTAATTTATATATTAGTCAATATTTACCTTTCAAATATAGTTATATTACAGATGTCTTTGATAAGAATCCATTTAACAGTGGAAATAATTCTGGTAGTTCTATATCAAAAACTATCAGGGGTGGTACAGAATTAGCTATTAAAATTTACTATAAATTATAAAAAATAAAGTTTTAAACGAAAGTTAATTTGGGATTTTTTGCTATAGTGATGAGCTATTTGAATTATATTAAAATTTTAATAGTTTGTTTGATCTTCACCAATAAGAGACAAAAAAAAATGAAAATGAGGTGTTTTTTGATGTCAGTTTTGATATATAATTCATTTTCATAACTTTTCTAGATTAATCACTTCCTTATTTTAACATCATTAAAAGTTTTAACATATATTGACTTACAATTAATCGTAATACAAAAAAGTAATAATTTGGTAATAAAATTATTTAAAAAATTATCATTTCTGTATAAAATTGTAATTTATGATAACTGATTCCTCTTTAAAAAATCTTATTATTTCTTTCAATGATAGTAAATTCCCCTTATTATTAATTAAACAAAATGGTGTGACAAATGCAGATGATGAGCGAACTATTGAAAGAGATGTCAGTTTTTTTAGTATTTGCATATATTTTTAGTAAAACTCCAGCATTCAAACCTATTGCCTCCTTTAAACAAAGTTTATCAGATAAGATTACAATCTATCTAGTTTTTTCAAGTATATCAATAATTGGCACATATCTTGGAGTACCTGTTCAGGATGCAATTGCGAATAATAGAGCTATTGGAGCTGTCCTTGCAGGATTCATTGGAGGTCCATTACTTGGAATGTCTGTTGGTCTAACAGCTGGACTTCATAGATTTTTACTTGGAGGCTTTACTGCTACTTCTTGTGGAATATCTACATTTACTGAAGGTATGATAGGTGGTTTGTTTTATCTCTATTTCCAAAAAAACAATAACAAATCTGGTGTTTTAAATCCTGTTCCAGCTTTTTTTGCTACATTCATAGCCGAATGTACTCAAATGGTCATTATTTTACTCACTGCAAAGCCTTATGAAGAAGCTTATAATCTTGTTAAAGTAATTGCTCTTCCCATGATTTTAGCGAACTCCTTTGGTTCAGCTCTAATAATTAGCGTTTTCAGAGATCAGAAAAACTCTTATGATAAAATTGGTTCTTATTTTGCTGAAAGGGCACTGAAAATTGCAAAAAAAACACTTAGTAAACTAAACAAAGCTTTCCATGAAGATAAAACTAATGACCTATCTCTAGATATTTATAAAGAGATTGCTCAAATAATTTATGATGAAACTGGTGTTTCCGCCGTAGCAGTTACAGATAGAGATAAAGTTTTGGCATTTATTGGTGAAGGAAAAGAGCATCATATAATCGATACAAAAATTTCATCGGAACACACTTTGAGAGCGATAAAAAATAATGAAGTAATTTTTGTTGATGGTATAAATGAAAAGTATGTTTGTCCAATATCTTCAAAATGTAAACTCAACTCTATATTGATTGTTCCAATAAGATATAAGGATAAAGTTGTAGGGACGATAAAATTTTATGAAAACAAGGATAAACGATTTTTAAATATCAATAGAGCTTTGGGTGAGGGAATAAGTGAACTTTTGGCAAGTCAACTTCTGGCAACAAGATATGAACAGCAACAGGCGATGCTTATAAAATCGGAGTTAAAACTCGTTCAAGCTCAAATTAATCCGCATTTCTTATTCAATGCTTTGAATACTATTCAAGCAATTAGCAGAGTTGAGCCGGAAAAGTCCAGAGAATTGATTGGACATCTTTCTAATTTTTTTAGAAAAAATCTTAAGAGGAGTTCAGATAATTCGACGATTCGAGAAGAACTAGAACATGTAAATTCATATTTAGAAATCGAAAAAGCTCGTTTCAAAGACAGACTAGAAATTGAGATAAAAGTTTCAGAAGAGATTATGAGAGCTTCCCTTCCTACTTTTACGCTACAGCCAATTGTGGAAAATGCTATTAAGCATGGAATTTCACAGATTTTGTATAAAGGTATCATCAATATTCGAGCTTTCAAGATTAACGGAGATATTCGAATTGAAATTGAAGATAATGCAGGTACTTTCGATGAAAGTAAAAAAGAAAATGGACTAGGTCTGACTCTAGTAAACAAGAGATTAAAAAATTATTTTGGTAATGAATTTGGTGCTGATGTAGAATATTCTGATAATGATAAAACCATAATAGTTATTAGAATACCTTTCCAAAATATTGATCTGGAGAAAATATCATGATTAGATGTATAATTATTGAAGATGAATATTACGCTCGAGAAGAGCTAAAACATCAGCTGAAAAGTTTAGAAGATCTTGAAATTTTATCACTTTGCGAAAATGCAGTTGAAGGACTTAAAGAAATTAATAAACATCATCCAGATCTTATTTTCTTAGATATCCAACTTCCTATGATAAGCGGATTTGAGATGCTTTCAATGATAGAACCTTCAATAATGCCAAAAGTTATCTTTACAACTGCATATGATGAGTATGCTGTAAAAGCTTTTGAAGAAAATGCTGTGGATTATCTTCTAAAACCAATTGAAAATCAACGGCTACTTAAAGCTATTGAGAAGGTAGAGAAATTGTTGGAAAATTTGAAGCAGGAAGATAGCAATAGTATGGATAAATTGATCGTATCTGAACTTACAAGAATTCCATGTTCATTATGCAGAAAAATTAAGCTTATCCCAATTAATGAAATTGAATTTGTTCATACAGACGATAAAGGAACCTATGTTGCTTTAAAAAAGGAAAGTTATTATACAGATCTAACTTTGAAAGTGATAGAGCTTCGAAGTAAAATGATCAGATGTCATAAACAATATCTTTTTAACCCTGAAAAAATATCTGAAATAGAATTTGAAGATAATCAAACTGCAAAATTGATTACCATTTCTGGACAGAAGATTCCGGTGAGTAGAAGCTTCATTAAGCAGGTAAAAGAAACTTTGATTTCATGATAATACTCATTGAATCAAGTAAGTTGTAATTCGTTTAGTGTAACTCAGTACCCATATTATGTAACTTATCAATCATCAACTTGATGATATTTCCATTTTATCTAATTTGTCAGTAGATAATTAAAAATGGAGGGATATATGTTGTTATTCTTCGCTTGCGTGGCAGCACTAATAACAGGCTACATTGTATATGGTACATTCGTAGACAAGATTTTCGGTTCATCGGCATCTCGATTAACTCCAGCTATTACTAAGCATGATGGAGTAGATTACGTAAAAATGTCTCCTGTAAAAATCTTTCTGATACAGCTTTTGAACATCGCAGGTCTTGGACCTATCTTTGGTCCAATTCTGGGAGCATTGTACGGTCCTTCTGCCCTCATTTGGATTGTTTTGGGTTCAATTATTGGCGGTGCAGTTCACGATTATTTTTCAGGTATGATGTCCATGAGAGATGGAGGATCAAGTATTCCTGATGTTGTTGGTAATGAAATGGGTAATTTTTTCAAACAATTCATGAGGGTTTTCTCAATTGTTCTATTGCT includes:
- a CDS encoding thioredoxin domain-containing protein encodes the protein MNNLQFESSPYLKQHSRNPVNWYAWNDKTIELIKTAMKPVFLSIGYSTCHWCHVMEKESFEDQTTANYLNKYFISIKIDREELPHIDKIYMDFVQANYGNGGWPLNVFLTEDLIPFFGGTYFPKERRYGMPTFVEILERIYRFWSEQKESLNEIKQQYLTNSPGLKFSIDEKSAIEKKAIFESAFLSSEKRYDKKYGGFSGKPKFLHTFEINFLLESSEPKYHQMALHSLKSICFGGIYDQLGGGVCRYSTDEKWIVPHFEKMMYDNALLLRTLSKALKINKDSWIDFYFNKTLQFILSMEDPETGLFYTAMDADTSDGEGYYYTWSKSEIESLNTELTDKLIEYFDITESGNFEGRNILTVMRFDDSFYNTNIEILDKLIGIRDKREKPSIDDKIMLDINSLIIWSLFEAVTSKFDIKLLDLAIEKTDKILDYFYSSDKLYRTKDRIQALQTDYSYLIRILLYVYNFTSKINYLSIAEKLFKEMSIKFKAEKGLFFENELGQNCAIIRNMEIYDGVVPSGNSVAYTCSHELFRLTGNVNYIEQCQDMEKFLDNLSLKYPEMTYEYIGFVNTSNLNNIKISGIVKSARFKTLIDVYTNYNIIPEFIDEKEFYILICNEKGCSPKLYNFNSIKGYL
- a CDS encoding cupin domain-containing protein, translated to MIKIHQPQKILYDRDGSIGRLLVELDDFLMVELTLESNAQMENHSMPVDVLFYIVKGEGILEIEGFKNSYKAGDVVKVDKSLSRSWKNENEEEFIVLVLRKE
- a CDS encoding sensor histidine kinase; translation: MQMMSELLKEMSVFLVFAYIFSKTPAFKPIASFKQSLSDKITIYLVFSSISIIGTYLGVPVQDAIANNRAIGAVLAGFIGGPLLGMSVGLTAGLHRFLLGGFTATSCGISTFTEGMIGGLFYLYFQKNNNKSGVLNPVPAFFATFIAECTQMVIILLTAKPYEEAYNLVKVIALPMILANSFGSALIISVFRDQKNSYDKIGSYFAERALKIAKKTLSKLNKAFHEDKTNDLSLDIYKEIAQIIYDETGVSAVAVTDRDKVLAFIGEGKEHHIIDTKISSEHTLRAIKNNEVIFVDGINEKYVCPISSKCKLNSILIVPIRYKDKVVGTIKFYENKDKRFLNINRALGEGISELLASQLLATRYEQQQAMLIKSELKLVQAQINPHFLFNALNTIQAISRVEPEKSRELIGHLSNFFRKNLKRSSDNSTIREELEHVNSYLEIEKARFKDRLEIEIKVSEEIMRASLPTFTLQPIVENAIKHGISQILYKGIINIRAFKINGDIRIEIEDNAGTFDESKKENGLGLTLVNKRLKNYFGNEFGADVEYSDNDKTIIVIRIPFQNIDLEKIS
- the yehT gene encoding two-component system response regulator BtsR yields the protein MIRCIIIEDEYYAREELKHQLKSLEDLEILSLCENAVEGLKEINKHHPDLIFLDIQLPMISGFEMLSMIEPSIMPKVIFTTAYDEYAVKAFEENAVDYLLKPIENQRLLKAIEKVEKLLENLKQEDSNSMDKLIVSELTRIPCSLCRKIKLIPINEIEFVHTDDKGTYVALKKESYYTDLTLKVIELRSKMIRCHKQYLFNPEKISEIEFEDNQTAKLITISGQKIPVSRSFIKQVKETLIS